A single genomic interval of Methylobacterium bullatum harbors:
- the czcB gene encoding Cobalt-zinc-cadmium resistance protein CzcB has translation MRAFLSVAFLAIGIVIGGAFPRVSEVVQGALAAAGLTNARATPPTNAAVTRPVTPAADDGHGHGDHGHEHADGEPKPSGEHKHSEGEAKPEAGGHKHAEGEANGHDEEGEGKIKMTAEQAAEQDIELAMVEGGILSRHLLVPGTIAQDADRIARVPVRVVGTVSEMRKRLGEEVAKGEVVAVLDSREVAEAKSDFLTATVKADLEKTNFDRQQALWDKRISAESAFLNAKAAYSEATLRVDLARQKLSALGLNAAEVATSARKDETTPNLSSLRRYELKSPLAGRVVERKVDVGTAVGKEGDPADVYTVADLSSVWIELAVPTTELSKVREGAKVTIVGDAAARGEGKVVFVSPILNPETRSARVIVALPNKDMAWRPGTFVTTEVEIAQDKVKVRLPKSAIQTIGGEKVAFVRTPEGFERRDVTLGRADDDAFEILTGLNPGEEVAVANSFVLKAELGKAEADHAH, from the coding sequence ATGCGTGCATTCCTTTCCGTGGCTTTCCTGGCCATCGGCATCGTCATCGGCGGTGCCTTCCCCCGTGTGTCCGAGGTCGTGCAGGGCGCCCTCGCGGCCGCCGGCCTCACGAACGCCCGGGCGACGCCCCCAACCAATGCGGCCGTTACCAGGCCGGTGACACCCGCAGCCGACGATGGGCACGGTCACGGCGACCATGGCCACGAGCATGCCGACGGCGAGCCCAAGCCTTCCGGCGAGCACAAGCACTCCGAGGGAGAGGCCAAGCCCGAAGCCGGTGGCCACAAGCACGCCGAGGGCGAGGCGAACGGCCACGACGAGGAGGGCGAGGGCAAGATCAAGATGACGGCCGAGCAGGCCGCCGAGCAGGACATCGAGCTGGCGATGGTCGAGGGCGGGATTCTCTCGCGCCATTTGCTGGTGCCCGGCACCATCGCGCAGGACGCCGACCGGATCGCACGCGTTCCCGTGCGGGTCGTCGGCACCGTGTCCGAAATGCGCAAGCGCCTCGGCGAGGAGGTCGCCAAGGGCGAGGTCGTGGCCGTACTCGACAGCCGCGAGGTCGCCGAGGCCAAGAGCGACTTCCTCACCGCGACGGTCAAGGCTGACCTGGAGAAGACGAACTTCGACCGCCAGCAGGCCCTCTGGGACAAGCGGATCTCCGCGGAATCGGCATTCCTGAACGCGAAGGCCGCCTACTCGGAGGCGACGCTCAGGGTCGATCTCGCGCGCCAGAAGCTGTCGGCCCTTGGCCTGAACGCCGCCGAGGTGGCGACGTCCGCCAGGAAGGACGAGACCACGCCGAACCTGTCGAGCCTACGCCGCTACGAATTGAAGTCACCCCTCGCCGGGCGGGTGGTCGAGCGCAAGGTCGACGTCGGCACCGCCGTGGGCAAGGAAGGCGACCCGGCCGACGTCTACACGGTCGCCGACCTGTCCTCGGTGTGGATCGAGCTCGCGGTTCCGACCACCGAACTCTCGAAGGTCCGCGAGGGTGCCAAGGTGACCATCGTCGGCGACGCCGCCGCCCGCGGCGAGGGCAAGGTGGTGTTCGTCAGTCCCATCCTCAACCCGGAGACGCGCTCGGCTCGGGTCATCGTCGCCCTGCCGAACAAGGACATGGCCTGGCGGCCCGGCACCTTCGTCACCACCGAGGTCGAGATCGCCCAGGACAAGGTCAAGGTGCGGCTGCCCAAGTCCGCCATCCAGACCATCGGCGGCGAGAAGGTCGCCTTCGTGCGGACCCCGGAGGGCTTCGAGCGCCGGGACGTGACTCTCGGCAGGGCCGACGATGACGCCTTCGAGATCCTTACCGGCCTCAATCCCGGGGAAGAGGTCGCTGTGGCCAACTCCTTTGTCCTGAAGGCCGAGCTCGGCAAGGCCGAAGCCGACCACGCGCACTGA
- the envZ_4 gene encoding Osmolarity sensor protein EnvZ has protein sequence MRRLAPLARSLEARTVAVLLLAILAVHGGALLLYRQSATAAADDAFARQVANQLTLAREAVLRRPQTERDAEAKALSSAHFELGWSPTSTLLPDRAGDPAMWSLRSRMIASEPSLEPGLALAMDSGHEALHQEDLGGALALADGSFLTFRSAHAPGLARLGSWAYLATAMAILVGVAAVVLMHRIAGPLRDLTRATAEIGHGKVVPVREAGPDETRDIARALNAMQDRIHRLVTERTQALAAVSHDLRTPIARLRLRLDGLPEGGEIRAMGSDLDDMQAMVDSTLAYLRGDADPEPRQVANVASVLMSIADTSSDAGREVAYAGPGRALATVRPVALRRALDNVVDNAVRYGTRAFISLDVEPEELVLTVEDDGPGIPPEEVARAFEPFTRLEASRNRNTGGTGLGLTIARRIVEAEGGGIALSNRSGGGLRVRISLPRAGR, from the coding sequence TTGAGACGCCTGGCACCCTTGGCCCGCAGCCTGGAAGCCCGAACGGTCGCAGTCCTGCTCCTGGCCATCCTCGCCGTCCACGGCGGGGCACTGCTTCTCTATCGGCAATCCGCGACCGCCGCGGCGGACGATGCGTTCGCGCGGCAGGTCGCCAACCAGCTTACCCTGGCGCGCGAGGCGGTGCTCCGCCGCCCACAGACCGAACGCGACGCCGAGGCGAAGGCCCTGTCGTCCGCGCATTTCGAGCTGGGATGGTCGCCGACCTCGACCCTGCTCCCTGACAGGGCCGGCGACCCGGCGATGTGGTCGCTCAGGTCCCGGATGATCGCGTCGGAGCCGAGCCTCGAACCCGGTCTCGCACTCGCGATGGACAGTGGCCACGAGGCCCTTCATCAGGAGGACCTGGGCGGTGCGCTCGCCCTGGCGGACGGGAGTTTTTTGACCTTCCGCTCGGCCCATGCACCCGGCCTCGCACGGCTCGGATCGTGGGCCTACCTCGCGACGGCGATGGCCATCCTCGTCGGTGTCGCCGCCGTCGTTCTGATGCACCGGATCGCGGGACCGTTGCGCGACCTCACCCGCGCTACGGCCGAAATCGGGCACGGAAAGGTGGTCCCCGTGAGGGAAGCCGGCCCCGACGAGACCCGCGATATCGCCCGGGCCCTCAACGCGATGCAGGACCGCATCCATCGGCTGGTGACGGAACGGACCCAGGCCCTGGCGGCCGTCTCCCACGACCTGCGCACCCCCATCGCGCGGCTTCGCCTCCGCCTCGACGGGCTGCCCGAGGGCGGCGAGATCCGGGCGATGGGCTCGGACCTCGACGACATGCAGGCGATGGTCGATTCGACCCTGGCGTACCTTCGGGGCGACGCGGACCCGGAGCCGCGCCAGGTTGCCAACGTCGCGAGCGTCCTCATGAGCATCGCCGACACGTCCTCGGACGCTGGCCGCGAGGTCGCCTATGCGGGCCCTGGCCGCGCACTCGCGACGGTGCGCCCAGTTGCGCTGCGACGCGCGCTCGACAACGTCGTCGACAACGCCGTGCGTTACGGGACCCGCGCCTTTATTTCGCTCGACGTGGAGCCGGAAGAGCTGGTGCTCACCGTCGAGGACGATGGTCCAGGCATCCCGCCTGAAGAGGTCGCCCGCGCCTTCGAGCCGTTCACCCGCCTCGAAGCGTCGCGGAACCGCAACACCGGCGGCACCGGCCTCGGCCTGACCATCGCGCGCCGGATCGTCGAGGCGGAGGGAGGCGGCATCGCCCTATCCAATCGGTCGGGAGGCGGCCTTCGGGTCCGGATCTCCCTGCCGCGCGCCGGTCGCTGA
- the ompR_6 gene encoding Transcriptional regulatory protein OmpR has protein sequence MIHENGGNAGSDGSEHVLLVEDDDGLRLLVTRLLREAGYRVTGCRSAIEFWRLLPAGGVDLVLLDVMLPGASGLDLLRALRARSTVPVIMVSARNEEADRVLGLELGADDYVAKPFGRPELLARVRAVLRRASMAPSSPSSPVSEVLSFSGWRLDMRSRSLVDPEGAAVDLSGAEYDLLLVFLEHPGRVLGREMILELSRARLGSPTDRSVDTLVSRLRRKLEPPEGLPPVIKTVRGAGYMLASKVERA, from the coding sequence TTGATCCACGAAAACGGGGGCAACGCGGGTTCCGATGGTTCGGAACACGTCCTCCTCGTCGAGGATGACGACGGCCTGCGTCTGCTGGTCACCCGCCTTCTCCGCGAGGCGGGCTATCGTGTCACCGGTTGCAGAAGCGCCATTGAATTCTGGCGCCTCCTGCCTGCCGGTGGCGTCGACCTCGTCCTGCTTGACGTGATGCTGCCCGGGGCCTCGGGCCTTGACCTGCTCCGGGCGTTGCGCGCGAGGAGCACGGTGCCGGTGATCATGGTCAGCGCCCGCAACGAGGAGGCCGACCGGGTGCTTGGGTTGGAACTTGGGGCCGACGACTACGTGGCCAAGCCCTTCGGCCGGCCCGAGCTCCTGGCCCGTGTCCGTGCCGTCTTGCGCCGCGCCTCCATGGCACCCTCGTCGCCCTCGTCCCCGGTATCCGAGGTGCTCTCCTTCTCAGGCTGGAGGCTCGACATGCGCAGCCGCTCGCTCGTCGATCCCGAGGGGGCGGCCGTCGACCTCTCCGGCGCCGAGTACGACCTCCTCCTCGTCTTCCTCGAACACCCGGGGCGCGTGCTGGGCCGGGAGATGATCCTCGAACTGTCCCGTGCCAGGCTCGGGTCCCCCACGGATCGCAGCGTCGACACCCTGGTGAGCCGCCTGCGGCGCAAGCTCGAACCGCCCGAGGGCCTGCCTCCGGTCATCAAGACCGTGCGCGGGGCCGGCTACATGCTCGCCTCGAAGGTTGAGCGCGCTTGA
- the czcD_2 gene encoding Cadmium, cobalt and zinc/H(+)-K(+) antiporter yields MTTNDAHAGHDHGSHDHEAHATHDHPGHSHAPASFGKAFAIGIALNVGFVAIEATYGVLANSMALLADAGHNLSDVLGLVVAWIATVLAKRAPSARYTYGMKGSSILAALFNAVFLLVAVGAIAWEAIQRFGEPAPVAGKTVMIVAAVGILVNGITAWLFASGAKGDINIKGAFLHMVADAAVSAGVVIAGLVILYTGWTWLDPVVSLAIVFIIVWSTWGLLRDSLTLSLAAVPPGIDPDAVRSHLEGLPGVASLHDLHIWAMSTTETCLTAHLLMPGGRPDDEFLMKTAVGIKERFGIGHTTLQVETSSDTACILAPAHVV; encoded by the coding sequence ATGACGACGAACGACGCACACGCCGGTCACGACCACGGGTCGCATGACCATGAGGCCCATGCGACCCATGACCATCCCGGGCATTCCCACGCCCCGGCGAGCTTCGGGAAGGCGTTCGCAATTGGCATCGCCCTCAATGTGGGCTTCGTCGCCATCGAGGCCACTTATGGGGTGCTGGCGAACTCGATGGCCCTGCTGGCCGATGCCGGACACAACCTCTCGGACGTGCTCGGTCTCGTCGTGGCGTGGATCGCGACGGTGCTGGCCAAGCGCGCCCCGAGCGCGCGGTACACCTACGGGATGAAGGGCTCCTCGATCCTGGCGGCCCTGTTCAACGCGGTGTTCCTGCTGGTGGCCGTTGGCGCCATCGCCTGGGAGGCGATCCAGCGCTTCGGCGAGCCCGCCCCGGTCGCCGGCAAGACCGTGATGATCGTCGCGGCGGTCGGCATCCTGGTGAACGGCATCACCGCCTGGCTGTTCGCCTCTGGTGCCAAGGGGGACATCAACATCAAGGGCGCGTTCCTGCACATGGTCGCCGACGCCGCCGTCTCGGCCGGGGTGGTCATTGCCGGCCTCGTGATCCTCTACACCGGATGGACCTGGCTCGATCCCGTCGTCAGCCTCGCCATCGTCTTCATTATCGTCTGGAGCACCTGGGGCCTCCTGCGCGACAGCCTCACGCTATCCCTCGCCGCCGTCCCGCCGGGCATCGACCCCGACGCCGTCCGCAGCCACCTCGAAGGACTTCCGGGGGTCGCGTCACTCCACGACCTGCATATCTGGGCGATGAGCACCACGGAGACATGCCTTACCGCCCATCTCCTAATGCCTGGCGGCCGGCCCGACGACGAGTTCCTCATGAAAACGGCCGTCGGCATCAAGGAACGGTTCGGCATCGGCCACACCACCCTGCAGGTGGAGACCAGCAGCGACACCGCCTGCATCCTCGCACCCGCCCACGTCGTTTGA